One Burkholderia cepacia genomic window carries:
- a CDS encoding CoxG family protein, with product MEITGERTLALSRERVWAALNDPAILKRCLPGCELFESEGENRYKVGMTATVGPIKARFHGKLALSAIQPPVSYALAFEGSGGAAGFGKGSAQVSLEADGADSTKLVYGVNAQVGGRLAQVGARLVDGVAKKMSEEFFGRFARAIEPGETASGDTEQVGATAARPSATTASTALGEESLASASAVPVSFTGAAGSPAVHVTLHDARRTSTLATMLATLSAAVSTIAAAVAVLAAFASVYGAR from the coding sequence ATGGAAATAACTGGGGAGCGGACTCTTGCGCTTTCACGTGAGCGTGTGTGGGCAGCCTTGAATGATCCAGCAATCTTGAAGCGCTGTTTGCCGGGTTGCGAGTTGTTTGAGAGTGAAGGAGAGAATCGCTACAAGGTCGGTATGACTGCCACGGTTGGCCCCATCAAGGCTCGCTTTCACGGAAAGCTCGCGCTGTCTGCCATTCAGCCGCCGGTCAGCTACGCACTCGCCTTTGAAGGGTCCGGCGGGGCGGCTGGATTTGGGAAAGGTTCCGCGCAGGTTTCACTGGAAGCCGACGGCGCCGACAGTACGAAGCTCGTTTATGGCGTGAACGCGCAAGTGGGTGGACGGCTAGCGCAAGTTGGTGCGCGTTTGGTGGACGGTGTCGCCAAGAAAATGTCGGAAGAATTCTTTGGCCGCTTTGCGAGGGCGATTGAGCCGGGTGAGACGGCGAGTGGTGACACGGAGCAGGTGGGCGCCACTGCCGCAAGGCCCTCCGCGACGACAGCGTCAACGGCGTTGGGCGAGGAGAGCTTGGCTAGTGCGAGCGCGGTGCCGGTGAGTTTCACAGGTGCCGCAGGCAGCCCAGCAGTACATGTGACGCTGCACGATGCCCGGCGCACAAGTACGCTTGCGACGATGCTGGCCACGCTGAGCGCGGCCGTTTCCACGATCGCCGCAGCTGTCGCGGTGCTTGCCGCATTCGCTTCTGTGTATGGCGCACGTTAA
- a CDS encoding FAD binding domain-containing protein, which translates to MVPFEFLVPYSIEEALSLLDAEDPGIRPVGGGTAVMLMMKAGVLRPTRLVSLHAVERRYTELHVNASGALVIGGLTRLSTIENDADVKRGWPMLARTMRTLSNVRVRSVATIGGGLAHADPHMDLPPVLSALGAIVSISGPHGTRSVPVADLCTGYYETVVARDELITAVTVPAQPSHTAYMKVTTRASHDWPALGLALAMDVRDNIISKASVFIGAATDRPTRLTAAQAVLDGATIEDATLLRAGEAGVQEVDLIGDQHGSAAYKRQLLKVMLGRAVRLAVQSRSAS; encoded by the coding sequence ATGGTCCCGTTTGAGTTTTTAGTTCCCTACTCAATCGAAGAAGCATTGAGTTTGCTGGATGCGGAAGACCCTGGCATTCGCCCTGTTGGCGGTGGAACGGCGGTCATGCTGATGATGAAAGCTGGTGTGCTAAGGCCAACGCGGCTCGTGAGTCTTCATGCTGTCGAGCGCCGCTACACTGAGCTCCACGTCAATGCAAGCGGAGCATTGGTAATCGGCGGTCTCACGCGCCTTTCAACCATCGAGAACGATGCCGACGTCAAGCGTGGGTGGCCCATGCTCGCGCGGACGATGCGAACGCTCTCGAATGTACGGGTTCGCAGTGTGGCCACCATCGGGGGAGGGCTTGCACATGCCGACCCCCATATGGATTTGCCTCCCGTGTTGTCGGCCCTTGGGGCAATCGTATCCATTTCGGGGCCCCACGGTACGCGGAGTGTTCCAGTGGCGGATCTTTGCACGGGGTACTACGAAACAGTTGTTGCGCGCGATGAACTCATTACGGCGGTCACGGTGCCGGCGCAGCCCAGTCATACCGCTTACATGAAAGTTACAACGCGAGCGTCGCATGACTGGCCGGCGCTCGGCCTCGCGCTCGCCATGGATGTCCGCGACAACATAATCAGCAAGGCGAGTGTATTCATTGGTGCAGCGACGGACCGGCCGACACGATTGACGGCGGCACAGGCTGTGCTCGACGGGGCGACAATTGAAGACGCTACGCTGCTGCGGGCCGGTGAAGCCGGAGTACAGGAAGTCGATCTGATTGGCGATCAACATGGCTCCGCCGCCTACAAGCGCCAACTGTTGAAGGTCATGCTGGGGCGCGCCGTACGTCTCGCTGTTCAGTCAAGGAGCGCTTCATGA
- a CDS encoding xanthine dehydrogenase family protein molybdopterin-binding subunit, with product MTKFPPETADSAIHQVGRRMERLESRTKVTGRADYTHNVVLPRMLHAKILRSTVAHGRIVSINAQAAKATEGVHSVVTGADVLRVIPEPYFGPAFHDQPILAIDKVRYVGEPVAVVLAVDPHVAEAATHLIDVEYAPLPAVFNEVEAASSTAVVHDELKPAGTFPDLKHLAGRRMTNVALDFRVRRGNVDKAFAEAEHVFDDTFTTQQVMHVPLEPMISIAEPGDGTMILHTASQSPSFVRIEIARLLGWRENQVQVKTRHLGGGFGAKLYIKLEALAVALALLARRPVKVALTMEEQFFTITKHATTFRIQSAVDKNGIITGRRCEVWWNGGAYADIGPRVTQKSGFTASGPYDIENVQIDSYQVYTNLPPAGAFRGFGITQVVWGYECQADIIARALKIDPIEFRRRNLLKNGRPHATGTVMQDAALELVLDRVAARMQWTAPFDKGNGSLRRGRGIGIGFKAVVAPTTSLATIGLQGDGSCILQVGTVDMGQGSDTAMALIAGEVLGMPAERIHVTRPDTDTTPYDMATLGSRSTFHMGHAVRLAAEHVVAQLKQLAEELGEPWRGVSSAGDLLRKKYGMQAGNIIGIGSFIPRYQSPDHDSGQSRDITPNWMIGASGVEVEVDTETGHFRLIRFENVVDCGTPINPKIVETQISGAAIMQLGMALQEQMEFDDEGQLRNASFSEYKIPGIHDIPETIGCEIAEATQSNGPYGAKGVGESATFGVASAIAAAIEDAVGVRLKSLPLKPEAVFRAMAKVCGEAIGQE from the coding sequence ATGACGAAATTTCCTCCCGAAACGGCCGATAGCGCGATCCACCAGGTTGGGCGTCGCATGGAACGACTGGAGTCCAGGACCAAGGTCACTGGGCGGGCAGACTATACGCACAATGTCGTGCTGCCTCGCATGCTGCATGCAAAGATCCTGCGGAGCACAGTCGCTCACGGGCGCATTGTCTCGATCAACGCGCAAGCCGCAAAGGCAACGGAAGGGGTGCATTCGGTCGTCACGGGCGCAGACGTTTTGCGCGTGATTCCCGAACCGTACTTTGGCCCGGCGTTTCACGATCAGCCGATCCTGGCGATCGACAAGGTGCGCTATGTGGGTGAGCCAGTTGCAGTGGTGCTCGCCGTAGACCCGCACGTGGCAGAAGCGGCGACGCATCTGATCGATGTGGAGTACGCTCCGTTGCCAGCTGTATTCAATGAGGTTGAAGCTGCAAGCTCGACTGCTGTGGTTCACGACGAACTGAAGCCCGCGGGCACGTTTCCCGATCTCAAGCATCTGGCGGGACGCAGGATGACCAATGTCGCGCTGGACTTCCGTGTTCGGCGGGGTAATGTGGACAAAGCCTTCGCGGAGGCGGAACACGTCTTTGATGACACATTCACGACGCAACAGGTGATGCACGTCCCGTTGGAGCCCATGATCTCCATCGCGGAGCCAGGTGACGGAACCATGATTTTGCACACCGCGTCGCAAAGCCCTTCATTCGTGCGTATTGAGATTGCCCGACTGCTGGGGTGGCGAGAGAACCAAGTGCAAGTGAAAACGCGCCATTTGGGTGGTGGGTTTGGCGCCAAGCTTTACATCAAGCTGGAGGCACTGGCTGTGGCGCTCGCGCTGTTGGCTCGGCGTCCCGTGAAAGTGGCGCTGACCATGGAAGAGCAGTTCTTCACCATTACCAAGCATGCCACCACGTTCCGTATTCAAAGTGCGGTGGACAAGAACGGGATCATCACCGGCCGTCGATGTGAAGTCTGGTGGAACGGCGGCGCATATGCGGACATTGGCCCGCGTGTGACGCAAAAGTCGGGATTTACAGCCTCAGGGCCGTACGACATCGAGAACGTTCAGATTGATTCGTATCAAGTCTATACGAACCTCCCTCCTGCAGGGGCATTCCGCGGTTTCGGCATCACTCAGGTCGTGTGGGGTTACGAATGCCAGGCAGACATCATCGCTCGCGCGTTGAAGATCGACCCGATTGAATTTCGGCGACGTAACTTGTTGAAGAATGGACGTCCGCATGCGACGGGAACCGTGATGCAGGACGCAGCACTCGAGTTGGTGCTGGACCGGGTGGCTGCGCGAATGCAGTGGACCGCGCCTTTCGACAAGGGGAATGGCTCACTGCGTCGCGGGCGAGGGATTGGGATCGGCTTTAAAGCGGTGGTTGCGCCCACCACGTCGTTGGCAACGATCGGCTTGCAAGGTGACGGCAGTTGCATTCTGCAGGTCGGCACGGTCGACATGGGCCAAGGGTCCGACACGGCGATGGCTCTGATTGCGGGCGAAGTCCTTGGTATGCCGGCCGAGCGCATTCACGTTACGCGGCCGGATACAGATACCACGCCTTATGACATGGCGACGCTGGGTTCGCGATCGACGTTTCATATGGGACACGCCGTGCGTCTTGCGGCGGAACATGTGGTGGCACAACTGAAACAGCTTGCCGAGGAGCTTGGTGAACCCTGGCGGGGCGTTTCGTCTGCCGGAGACCTGCTGCGCAAAAAGTACGGTATGCAGGCTGGAAACATCATCGGGATCGGTAGCTTTATCCCTCGCTACCAGTCGCCGGACCACGACAGCGGACAGTCACGTGACATTACGCCGAACTGGATGATCGGCGCCTCAGGGGTAGAGGTAGAAGTCGATACCGAGACAGGGCATTTTCGGTTGATTCGTTTCGAGAACGTTGTGGACTGCGGTACGCCGATCAATCCGAAGATCGTTGAGACCCAAATCTCAGGTGCCGCGATAATGCAGCTCGGAATGGCACTCCAGGAACAGATGGAGTTCGACGACGAAGGTCAGCTACGCAACGCATCCTTTTCCGAATACAAGATCCCCGGCATTCACGATATTCCGGAAACCATTGGGTGCGAGATTGCTGAAGCCACGCAATCGAATGGTCCGTATGGTGCAAAGGGCGTTGGTGAGAGCGCGACATTCGGTGTGGCCTCTGCCATTGCAGCCGCAATCGAAGATGCAGTTGGCGTTCGCCTGAAATCGTTGCCACTCAAGCCGGAAGCCGTATTCCGCGCGATGGCGAAGGTTTGCGGCGAAGCGATCGGCCAGGAGTAA
- a CDS encoding RidA family protein codes for MRTVSIEGAPTPVGHYSHAVEANGFLFLSGVLPTSPLPGEQDDFERQVRATLAQCERVLQAAGYRLADVVQCTAYIVDVAHWPQFNAVYAEVLGNHRPARTVVPVAELHHGWLTEIQLVAHRGHDA; via the coding sequence GTGAGAACCGTATCAATTGAAGGGGCGCCGACGCCGGTTGGCCACTATTCCCACGCCGTGGAGGCGAACGGCTTCCTCTTTCTCTCAGGTGTGTTGCCGACATCTCCGCTTCCGGGTGAGCAGGACGATTTCGAGCGGCAAGTCAGGGCAACCCTTGCGCAGTGCGAGCGTGTTTTGCAGGCCGCTGGATATCGTCTGGCGGATGTCGTGCAGTGCACGGCTTACATCGTCGACGTGGCCCATTGGCCGCAATTCAACGCGGTCTATGCCGAGGTTCTGGGCAACCATCGCCCCGCCCGTACGGTTGTGCCTGTGGCGGAGCTCCATCACGGGTGGCTCACGGAGATTCAATTGGTCGCTCACCGTGGCCACGACGCGTAG
- a CDS encoding (2Fe-2S)-binding protein — MSHTSTQIQFVLNGERVTADIEGYETILEVLRNRFDLYGARESCGQGLCGCCTVRVNGNAITGCIYPAIHADGAEVSTIESLEKDGELDPVQQAFIECGAFQCGFCTSGFILMSKQLLEQNSDPTDAEIRNYLSGNLCRCGAYPEIIAAVKLAAERIRGGAR, encoded by the coding sequence ATGAGCCACACCAGTACACAGATTCAGTTCGTTCTTAACGGTGAGCGTGTCACCGCTGACATTGAAGGCTACGAGACGATTTTGGAGGTACTGCGAAACCGTTTCGATTTGTATGGCGCGCGCGAAAGCTGCGGCCAGGGGTTGTGCGGCTGTTGCACTGTCCGGGTCAACGGCAACGCCATTACAGGATGCATTTACCCTGCCATCCACGCGGATGGCGCAGAGGTGTCTACCATCGAGAGTCTTGAAAAGGATGGTGAGCTTGACCCGGTACAGCAAGCTTTCATCGAATGCGGTGCATTTCAATGCGGGTTTTGCACGTCCGGGTTCATTCTGATGAGCAAGCAGTTGCTGGAGCAGAACTCCGATCCGACGGATGCTGAAATCCGCAACTATCTCTCTGGAAACCTTTGCCGCTGCGGCGCGTATCCAGAAATCATCGCGGCAGTGAAGCTCGCAGCTGAACGTATTCGTGGTGGTGCGCGCTGA